In Zingiber officinale cultivar Zhangliang chromosome 3B, Zo_v1.1, whole genome shotgun sequence, a single window of DNA contains:
- the LOC122055160 gene encoding uncharacterized protein LOC122055160, with the protein MECRKCYLDLVLIPLSLLLHISYHIWLWYQVRYHPLRTAIGIHSAARRLWVLSVVKENEKKNVLAVQTFRNTIMGATLMASTCAVLCSGLAALVTTVERSPLAPSTTIQYVSVLLAFLFAFLCFSLSINLINQVCFLINTPAMDSEFTCDVLEKAYMFQLLGSRVFYAALTLLLWIFGSVFVFSASVAVVCLLLSLDVVHEGRRSRKDGNEVGGDQMKVDDEKGTVV; encoded by the exons ATGGAGTGCAGAAAGTGTTACTTGGATCTTGTTCTGATCCCCTTGAGCCTTCTCCTCCACATCTCCTACCACATTTGGCTGTGGTACCAAGTCCGATATCACCCACTCAGAACCGCCATCGGAATCCACTCCGCCGCCCGGCGCCTTTGGGTCCTTTCCGTCGTCAAA GAGAACGAGAAGAAGAACGTCCTGGCGGTGCAAACCTTCCGGAACACGATAATGGGCGCGACGCTGATGGCCAGCACCTGCGCCGTCCTCTGCTCCGGCCTCGCCGCCCTTGTCACCACCGTCGAGCGCTCACCGCTGGCGCCGTCAACGACGATCCAGTACGTCTCCGTCCTCCTCGCCTTCCTGTTCGCCTTCCTCTGCTTCTCCCTCTCCATCAATCTCATCAACCAAGTCTGCTTCCTGATCAACACGCCCGCCATGGACTCGGAGTTCACCTGCGACGTGTTGGAGAAGGCGTACATGTTCCAGTTGCTGGGCAGCAGAGTGTTCTACGCGGCGTTGACTCTGCTTCTGTGGATTTTCGGGTCGGTTTTCGTGTTCTCCGCATCCGTCGCCGTCGTCTGCTTGTTGCTGAGCCTGGATGTGGTgcatgaaggaagaagaagcaggaagGATGGCAACGAGGTCGGCGGTGATCAGATGAAGGTGGATGATGAAAAGGGCACGGTGGTTTAA
- the LOC122055161 gene encoding exocyst complex component EXO70I-like, translated as MAVDVSTAAFAELQASRSGLASLLRSTSDVETALSDFDARLSSHLSALSTVSDTVSPLQSHAVATRALRSRIDRAVSPALALLQAFSLVRSLQRRLLRLSPSPSDPGTLIDYVDCVDRLHDAVAGVAADCDPAVQRLQEAVEFLSRTKATDRLRLRRLQETLTALQAIYADEVDALRYEGLLDEALVRLQDDYESLLLLLKHNALGESDGPDQFAQSTDGSDLAPLASPLQVQALRRISQTLATNDCLDIAIDIFVKVRYRRAAKALMRLSPEYLRTYAPEEIDAMGWAEVEPAITLWIRQLELAVQTLFALEKQLCRDVLGPLMDGVVWPECFAKIADRIMAVFFRFGEGVARSSKQPHKLFKLLDMFDALARIRPQLESTFDGEPGGDIRARFRELQKLVVHAAAKALWEFGLRIEGLQDAAEPSPGDGSVPKVVRHAVHYLKCLATARYAGPMERVLRTERNWREDPPSRPPVDDASDDGLLRDVARNILEALQRNVEAKRARCGKKDRALPHVMATNAYWYVHTRTRGTELAKLVGEETMRATFKNAAEQAAFAYQESAWGMLLSLVERDDAAAKAEQGKGKARARAKLEEFMRGFEVNMRKHRSLYSFRDADLRNQIREAVEKTVVPAYAEFLHANAAAIPVRAFLPPDSIRALIRQAFDAAEEGEEEEGKKPSSVPKPEGEKVPQRRERIRRGQERPPELGGSGSFGH; from the exons ATGGCGGTGGACGTCTCCACCGCCGCGTTCGCCGAGCTCCAGGCCTCGCGCTCCGGCCTCGCCTCCCTCCTCCGGTCCACCTCCGACGTCGAAACcgccctctccgacttcgacGCCCGCCTCTCCTCCCACCTCTCCGCCCTCTCCACCGTCTCCGACACCGTGTCTCCGCTCCAGTCCCACGCCGTCGCCACCCGCGCTCTCCGCTCCCGCATCGACCGGGCTGTCTCCCCTGCCCTCGCTCTCCTCCAAGCTTTCTCTCTCGTCCGCTCCCTCCAACGCCGCCTCCTCCGCCTCTCCCCCTCCCCTTCCGACCCCGGCACTCTCATCGACTACGTCGACTGCGTCGACCGCCTCCACGACGCTGTCGCGGGCGTCGCGGCTGACTGCGATCCCGCCGTGCAGCGGCTCCAGGAGGCTGTAGAGTTCCTGAGCCGAACCAAGGCCACGGACCGCCTCCGCCTCCGTCGTCTCCAGGAGACACTCACCGCTCTCCAGGCGATCTACGCCGACGAGGTCGATGCCCTCCGATACGAGGGTCTATTGGACGAAGCCCTAGTCCGGCTCCAGGACGACTACGAATCCCTCCTGCTCCTGCTGAAACACAATGCCCTAGGCGAATCTGACGGCCCCGACCAATTCGCCCAATCGACCGACGGCTCCGATCTCGCACCTCTCGCCTCGCCTCTCCAGGTCCAGGCCCTCCGGCGAATCTCCCAAACTCTCGCCACCAACGATTGCCTCGACATCGCGATTGACATCTTCGTCAAG GTGAGATATCGTCGGGCTGCGAAGGCGTTGATGAGGCTAAGCCCAGAGTACCTGCGGACGTACGCGCCGGAGGAGATAGACGCAATGGGGTGGGCGGAGGTGGAGCCGGCGATCACTCTTTGGATCCGGCAACTCGAATTGGCGGTGCAGACACTGTTCGCCCTCGAGAAGCAGCTTTGCCGCGACGTGCTCGGTCCCTTGATGGACGGCGTCGTCTGGCCCGAATGCTTCGCCAAGATCGCCGACCGTATCATGGCCGTTTTCTTCCGCTTCGGCGAGGGCGTCGCCCGGAGCTCCAAGCAGCCGCACAAGCTCTTCAAGCTCCTCGACATGTTCGATGCCTTGGCCCGCATCCGGCCACAGTTAGAGTCTACCTTCGACGGCGAGCCGGGCGGAGATATTCGCGCTCGGTTCCGCGAGCTCCAAAAGCTCGTTGTCCATGCGGCCGCCAAGGCATTGTGGGAGTTCGGTCTCCGGATCGAAGGCCTGCAGGACGCCGCCGAGCCGTCGCCCGGGGACGGGTCGGTGCCCAAGGTCGTCCGGCACGCCGTTCATTACCTCAAATGCCTCGCGACCGCCAGGTACGCTGGACCGATGGAACGAGTGCTCCGAACAGAGCGCAATTGGAGAGAAGACCCGCCGTCCCGTCCTCCGGTGGATGACGCCAGCGACGATGGTCTTCTCCGCGATGTGGCCCGCAACATCCTAGAGGCGCTGCAGAGGAACGTGGAGGCGAAGCGCGCAAGGTGCGGGAAGAAGGACCGCGCGCTTCCTCACGTCATGGCCACCAATGCGTACTGGTACGTGCACACGCGGACGCGAGGGACGGAGCTGGCGAAGCTGGTGGGGGAAGAGACGATGAGAGCGACGTTCAAAAACGCGGCGGAGCAGGCGGCGTTCGCGTACCAGGAGTCGGCATGGGGAATGCTGCTGAGTTTGGTGGAGAGGGACGACGCGGCGGCGAAGGCGGAGCAGGGGAAGGGGAAGGCGAGGGCGAGGGCGAAGTTGGAGGAGTTCATGAGGGGATTCGAGGTCAACATGAGGAAGCACCGAAGCCTCTACAGCTTCCGCGATGCCGATCTGAGAAATCAGATTCGGGAGGCTGTGGAGAAGACGGTGGTGCCCGCCTACGCTGAGTTCTTGCACGCTAACGCGGCGGCGATCCCCGTAAGGGCGTTCCTGCCACCCGACTCGATCCGTGCTCTAATTCGGCAGGCATTCGACGCCgccgaagaaggggaagaagaggaggGCAAGAAACCGAGCTCCGTTCCTAAGCCTGAAGGCGAGAAAGTTCCACAGCGTAGGGAACGGATCCGGCGAGGGCAGGAGCGGCCGCCGGAGCTTGGAGGTTCTGGTTCCTTCGGACATTAG
- the LOC121968553 gene encoding lysM domain receptor-like kinase 3, which yields MAAGEYLLLPAAAALLFLSFFLRCDGEPMACDAPSPSPLCEAFLYVRPRGLDVSAVADQFAANASLIQAFLRGSEEDYLVSVPCACERPADANLTALFHDAVYQVKYKDTADDINATVFSGLAWRLPAKVIFPGNITVHLPCGCWTAGRGGSREEKKVVVVSYAVQAGDTLTTIADLLDTDVDSIIAINAELSQHPNSIPLSQLLFVPMGAHSSPELAPAAPHANYFKGKQKVAIIALGISISFLSIILIGFSVLFYQRRRSADTIDEKSKANSSKITSTRCTVAALESRLLTCKNGEGTAAFRTERPVIFSLEEVDQATASFEGSRKIGEGGYGSVYFGILANEEVAIKKMKSSKSKEFLAELNVLCNVHHRNVVELIGYAAGEDYLYLVYEYVQNGSLNENLHDPLLKGHLPLSWTARTQIALDTACGIEYIHEHTKTTCVHRDIKTSNILLDSTLRAKVADFGLAKLVEEHREEQGYLATRLVGTPGYLPPESVRELQMTTKSDVFAFGVVLSELVTGQRALTPDRKDPSKMRSLATIMKGIFLSEDPERAIEEIIDPNLNHFYPAEEVHKMVHIAMWCLSDDPVSRPEMREITANLLQILMASIEWEASLGGNSQVFSGIFGGR from the exons ATGGCAGCCGGCGAGTACCTCCTTCTCCCGGCTGCCGCTGCACtgctctttctctccttcttcctccgttGCGATGGCGAGCCAATGGCCTGCGACGCCCCTTCTCCCTCCCCCCTCTGTGAGGCCTTCCTCTACGTCCGCCCTCGCGGGCTCGACGTCTCGGCGGTTGCCGATCAGTTCGCCGCCAACGCCTCGCTCATCCAGGCCTTCCTCCGAGGCTCCGAGGAAGACTACCTGGTCTCGGTCCCCTGCGCGTGCGAGCGGCCGGCGGACGCCAACCTCACCGCCCTGTTCCACGACGCTGTCTACCAGGTGAAGTACAAGGACACCGCCGACGACATTAACGCCACAGTGTTCAGCGGGTTGGCGTGGCGCTTGCCGGCCAAAGTCATCTTCCCAGGCAATATCACCGTCCACCTCCCCTGCGGTTGTTGGACGGCGGGAAGAGGAGGATcaagggaggagaagaaggtggtggtGGTGTCGTACGCTGTGCAGGCCGGCGACACGTTGACAACCATCGCTGACTTGCTGGACACCGACGTGGATTCGATCATAGCGATAAACGCAGAGTTGAGTCAGCACCCGAACTCCATCCCCCTCAGCCAACTTCTGTTCGTGCCCATGGGTGCACATTCTTCGCCGGAGCTGGCGCCGGCGGCGCCTCATGCTAATTACTTCAAAG GGAAGCAGAAGGTTGCAATCATAGCGCTTGGCATTTCCATATCATTTTTGTCGATCATCCTCATCGGCTTCTCGGTACTCTTCTATCAGAGAAGGCGATCGGCTGACACCATTGACGAGAAATCGAAGGCAAACTCGAGCAAAATTACAAGCACAAGATGCACAGTTGCAGCCTTGGAGAGCCGGCTTCTTACTTGCAAGAATGGTGAAG GAACTGCAGCATTCAGAACAGAGAGACCAGTGATATTTAGTCTGGAAGAGGTTGATCAAGCCACTGCAAGTTTTGAAGGATCAAGAAAGATCGGCGAGGGAGGGTACGGCAGTGTGTATTTCGGAATCTTAGCCAATGAG GAAGTTGCGATTAAAAAGATGAAATCAAGCAAGTCCAAGGAGTTCCTTGCTGAGCTAAATGTTTTATGCAACGTGCATCACAGAAATGTG GTCGAACTCATTGGTTATGCAGCAGGAGAGGACTACCTTTACTTGGTCTATGAGTATGTTCAGAATGGCTCACTGAATGAGAACCTTCATGATCCATTGCTCAAAG GTCATCTGCCTCTATCATGGACTGCAAGAACTCAGATTGCATTGGATACAGCATGCGGAATCGAGTACATACACGAACACACCAAGACGACTTGTGTTCATCGCGATATAAAGACTAGCAACATCCTTTTGGATAGCACACTAAGAGCAAAG GTAGCAGATTTCGGGCTAGCAAAGCTGGTGGAGGAACACAGGGAAGAACAAGGGTATTTAGCTACACGTTTGGTCGGAACACCGGGATACCTTCCACCAGA ATCTGTTAGGGAGCTGCAAATGACCACCAAATCTGATGTGTTTGCCTTTGGAGTTGTGCTGTCTGAGCTTGTCACAGGCCAAAGGGCTCTAACTCCAGATCGAAAGGATCCAAGCAAGATGAGATCACTGGCCACAATT ATGAAAGGAATTTTCCTCTCAGAAGATCCAGAGAGAGCCATTGAGGAGATTATAGATCCAAATCTGAATCATTTTTACCCTGCTGAAGAAGTTCACAAG ATGGTGCACATTGCTATGTGGTGCTTGAGTGATGATCCTGTAAGTCGACCGGAAATGAGAGAGATCACAGCAAACCTATTGCAGATTCTGATGGCTTCCATAGAGTGGGAAGCATCACTTGGTGGCAACAGTCAAGTGTTCAGTGGCATCTTTGGAGGAAGATGA
- the LOC121968554 gene encoding protein MANNAN SYNTHESIS-RELATED 1-like, whose product MDSKQFLAGVLTISMFLMLGNMIKRDHFDTVEARHRGEERSLNWVSRQPARTQALKPCWGKPEEDAEQSNGHITFSLKSGPEYHPSQVADAVVIARYLGATLVLPDIRGSKPGQKRNFQELYDVDKFIQSLEGVVKVVSELPAGVAARLPTVIRVPNGVSEDFINEQIRPAFLANNYLKLASSFPSASVGMRENRNDELESVACLAMFGSLVIKPAVSKVADMMIQRLQMLGHNLHSQFIAIDIRTDRQSCKEGKTGKKACYDVQEVVDFLRMLGFGKDNAVYVTQTWWDETLTPLKEYFPRTYTKDDLVPAEKRAEVLGTGSELERVIDFQICSKSDVFVPAVAGVFYESVAGKRIASGLTKILVPGQVDDDAYAATADEFVSSYVSKKKHVAYSCHC is encoded by the exons ATGGATTCAAAACAGTTCTTGGCCGGTGTTTTGACTATCTCCATGTTCCTCATGCTCGGAAATATGATCAAAAGAGATCATTTCGACACAGTTGAG GCGAGGCACCGAGGGGAAGAGAGGTCGCTAAACTGGGTTAGTCGTCAACCAGCTAGAACCCAAGCCCTTAAACCATGCTGGGGAAAGCCAG AAGAGGACGCAGAACAATCAAATGGCCACATCACATTCTCCTTGAAGAGTGGCCCAGAGTACCATCCCTCACAG GTGGCTGATGCTGTGGTCATTGCAAGGTATCTTGGAGCCACTTTGGTGCTCCCTGATATAAGAGGAAGCAAGCCAGGTCAAAAGAG GAACTTCCAAGAATTATACGATGTCGATAAATTCATCCAGAGCCTGGAAGGTGTCGTCAAAGTGGTAAGCGAGCTTCCCGCCGGCGTAGCCGCTCGACTGCCGACTGTCATTAGAGTCCCCAACGGCGTGTCGGAGGACTTCATCAACGAGCAAATCCGACCAGCATTCCTCGCCAACAACTACTTGAAGCTCGCGAGCTCTTTTCCTTCAGCCAGCGTAGGAATGCGGGAAAACCGCAACGACGAACTGGAGTCAGTCGCCTGCTTAGCCATGTTCGGCAGTCTCGTAATCAAACCCGCGGTGTCCAAAGTGGCCGACATGATGATCCAGAGGCTCCAAATGCTCGGACACAACCTGCACAGCCAGTTCATCGCCATCGACATTAGGACTGATCGGCAAAGCTGCAAGGAAGGCAAAACCGGCAAGAAGGCCTGCTACGACGTGCAGGAGGTCGTGGATTTCTTGCGAATGCTCGGGTTCGGAAAAGACAACGCTGTCTACGTAACCCAGACTTGGTGGGATGAAACTCTTACTCCATTGAAGGAGTACTTCCCAAGGACTTACACGAAG GACGATTTGGTGCCGGCAGAGAAGAGGGCGGAGGTGCTGGGGACTGGGAGTGAGCTGGAGAGAGTTATCGACTTCCAAATCTGCTCGAAGAGCGATGTGTTTGTGCCTGCAGTGGCCGGTGTGTTCTACGAGAGTGTGGCGGGGAAGAGAATCGCTTCGGGGCTCACCAAGATTCTTGTGCCAGGTCAAGTGGATGATGACGCGTATGCTGCCACGGCGGATGAGTTCGTGTCCAGCTATGTCTCCAAGAAGAAGCATGTTGCTTACTCGTGCCATTGCTAG